In Suncus etruscus isolate mSunEtr1 chromosome 2, mSunEtr1.pri.cur, whole genome shotgun sequence, the genomic stretch ggaccatatgggatacctggattcaaacctctgtccttccgcatgtaaggcaaacaccttacctccatgctatctctccaacccaactgctaatttttaatttaagaaaaatcacaCAAATTATGAACATGCAAAGTAGAAAAGAATTTTGCTAATAAAAATGTGTTGTAAagaacattaattttcacaatataATGCTTTATTGACTCAAATTAACAAGCCCATGTAGGATCAGCTAACAAGATGGGCaaatggggcaggagagaagtttaaaaagataaaaaaaaaaatcccggggccggagagatggaggtaaggcatttgccttgcatgcagaaggacagtgattcaaatcccggcatcccatatggttccctgagcctgccaggagtgatttctgagcacggaaccaggagtatcccctgagtgctgctgggtgtgacccaaaaacaaaaacaaaacaaaaaatccctaaGCTCATATAATACAGTCAAATTTCATTACATTTCACCTAGCAACAGAACTCTTATCTCtgctttattaataaaaaatgtaagtcCATTCTCATTAGTGGCTGGAGTTCTCTAACAGACAAAAAAGAATGTCTTATGAGACATAGATACTTATGTCAtacagaagagaaagggaaaagctACACTGTTAGTAggatacatataaaaagaaatctgTTTGGGGAGGGGTAATCAATTACTATGCCTCTCTGAAATCTTTTTCTATTGGTTCCTGTCTTTCTAGTTTACTATAACTTTCATTAAAGGTATAAATTGAATATTCCAGTTTCATCTCCCCAgagtataaaatgtattttaaaaaatatctctaaaaAGCTTATTTGATTACAGAAACTACGTAGAATTGCTTCAGCTGGGGTCAAGATCAACAGATCAACAGGCTggagagcacatactttgcatgcagaaaacctGATTCTGTCCCAGAGTATCACTAAGGAGTGATGCCCAAGCACCACAAGTATAGCCCCAAACCGAAACTCTTCTACCAGTCTCACACAGGCCTTTCTAAGTCCATAAAATACATACCACCTAACATTACTAAGGGTACTGCTCAAATTTTAGATGCAAAATTTTCAGATTCCTTGGAATTGCTTCCAGATATTCTTTCTGGTTAAATCTACCTTAAGTGATGCCCAAGAATCTGAATTTCATTTTCAGATTTGAATGTAAACTGATATAATTCCAGGCAAATGCAATCGTTTAGCTTTTGTTGTTGGCTTGTGCATATAGACTATGGGGTGTTTTGTtgtaatttatatgtttatttcataggaagtatattttaaattacttttgtttgcgatctcattttcttttcttttcttttttgctacaaaattgtccatgattgagtttcagtcttataatgtataaaacccttcacctgtgcacttTTCCCACCTATGTTCCAGTTTCCTTCCAGCCCTTGCCTACTGCCCTCTCCCTTGCCTGTGTCAgacattttcattctttctctctcccctctcttctctcctggcccctctccccctttttccAACTAGACACTGTTGTTTGCAATATAgttgctgaaggggtatcatgcatatcactttatctcctttcagcatccagttcttgttcagagtgaccaCTTCTAACTAGCACTTtcattgtggtcccttctctgccctaactgcatccTCCTGctatttttggcaagcttcctaccatggactggtcctctaggccctcatctctatagtctctcactcatttgtgggagaaCCTGAATAAGGAGCTTAGAGAGATGCTAATGCTGATCCCAATCTGAGTCTGAGGAGGACAGGTTTAAAAAGTCATCCTTGGGGAGAGAGATGACAGCAGGTAGTATGCTTGCTTTAtataaagctgacccaggtttgatccccaacattgcttttcaattaagaaataatatatttataatctttTATAGCTCTTAAAGATCCAGACTCACCTACTATTACTTCCCCAGATACAATACAAACTGGGAACACAAAATCTGGCTCCCCAATCACAAACCCATCCAAAGAGCTTCTTCCTGGAATGCCCTTCTGTACCATTTCCCCAGCTTTCCCAAAGATAAGGGCTGCCTCCTTGGAGTTCCCACTCTCTTTATCCTCTACCTTATTCCACTCTATCTGCCTCATGTACTGTAACCAAAAACTATTTCTAGAAGCTTGAAGACTCCAATTTGAAGTATATGATCAATTGGCAGGTAAAGACGTTATTTGCTGAAAAGTAACGTGCTGGCAAGAGAAGCTTGAAGGAGTAGAACCAGAACTTACATCCAAGACATAAAAATCCTTGCAGCCCACTGTGGAACTTGCAAAATACTAattctattctttcctttctgttttttggccatatcctgaagtgctcaggtgttggagtaaccagttcctactttatttaggaaaatttttctttgcatgtgcttgtctCACCTGGACAGGAAGTACCTCTGGACTGGCCCCCTACTCTCCACCCATGGGGATGGTCCTACTCTTCCTATTAGACCTCAGGTCAGAAAGACTTCTGATTTTGGTTCCACTgctagcctgtctgcctgccgGTACCCTTAGCCTGTTTGCAGATAGCCTGTGgtagaagttcctgaacctgttttatctttcttcctaacctgtgtagattatttcttgtTTCACATTGCTTCCAGATCCATGTTCCCCGATCCCCCCAGGACTGGGGTATGAGGCTTCCACtacacttagggcttactcctgactctgctcagggatcactcctagcagtgctcaagggaccatatgcagtgctggagatcaaacctgggcctgctgTGTTGCAAGACAAGCCTTTTactccctgtactgtctctttgaccCCAAggaattacattttaaaagattCCCATCCAGAACACCAGAAGCTGCAAGAAGAAGTGGCCTATACCCAGGACAAGGAATATAGTTAAAAGAGTTCTGGCATAAGACACAGTGCCTACtggaatatttcattttaaattaaactcAAAAAAACACTAAACTGGCCTACAGTATACAtcaatgtataaaaaaaaaattctttctcctctttccctgAGCCCTCAGCCCAGTGGTGTAGGTCCCAGTTTGGGTCCCAGGAGAAAAAAGTCACCTGCGAGTTTTGCATGGTGACATCAGGAACAAATAAatcccgaaaaaaaaaaaaaaggtttccttCTGTCCACCTTGTTCTTGACCAGCAGAGAAGGTGCATTCAGCTATCACTTACCCTAATGAAGAGTGCAGCCCGCTCATGCCCGCTGCTCTGCAAAAGGGCGCCAATGACCGCAAAGAAAGTCCGCTGTAGCACAGTGGGGGGGACGGGGAACTCTGCACTCAGTGTCAGCTGCTCCACAGCCAAGTTCCTAGCGACGTGACATACGATTTCCTCCCCAGTGAGAAAGTCTACGAGGCTCCTCACACCTTCAGCTGGCAAGTCTGGATAGCCATCCTCCAGATACTGGGTGAGACACATTTGTGCAAAGGAGGTCCCTTGTTCAGCCAACTCCTGATTGTCTTTCAAATTCAAGAGAGTTGCAGCTTTCTCCACTCCCAGTTTCTGGCGCTTGGCTTCTTCGCTTTGAATATAGCATCTATTAACAAAGGCGGTTTTGAGGAAGTCCAAGGAGAAGGATTCCTGCAATCGAGGTCCGAAGGCTTGGATCTCAGCATGGTAATCCCAGTTGGGCTTCTCTGAGCTTTAAATGTGAAGACGGAGACAGAATGAGAAGGTGAATGAACACAGGAGCATGATGTTATTTGATGTTATCATTGAAAATGTTTGCCTtctgggactagagtgatagtacagaaggtagggagtttgccttgcaagcaactaacctgggtttattcccggacatcccatatggtacaagTAGTAAACCCCTACACACTTAGCCGGTGTGGCCAAAGACAAAATATTCATAATCTACATGACATAGATTTAAGACCTGAAATTACAGAGTATTAAAGCCTGAGATGACTGACCTCACGATaatgaaagaaatgtaaatataCTAATTTCCgcttaaaaaagaattattaagggccagagaaatatagcACAGACGTAGGGCCTTTGGCACAcgcccaacccaggacagactggtggttcaagtcctagtttcccatatggtcccccgagcctgctaggagtgttttctgaattcagagccaggagtaacgcctgagtatcaccaagtatgaccacaacccacacacacacaaacacacataatcattaaaaatataatgctcTGCGTGGAAAGAGTATTGGTATATGAATTTCTATACCTATGCATTTTATGCGTGCATAAAACGGAATCTTTTCTGGGGGGTTTAAGGCGTATTAAGGTAGCTATCCAAACCTAGTACCAAATTCCCAAAGGAGTAAATAAATGGCTGTAAGATCATTATGGCTGTGCTGATCATTCCTCAGTAATCATGGCAAACTCCACATACATGGAGTCATCAAAAGAAACAggtatggggcaggagagatagcatggaggtagtgcatttgccttgcatgcagaaggtcggtggttcgaatcccggcatcccatatggtcacccgagcctgccaggagtgatttctgagtgtagagccaggagtaacccttgtgtgatgccccccccccaaaaaaagaaaagaaataggcagATCGCTTTGCACTGACTCGAAGAACAATCAATATGACCCAGAAGATGAAAGCGATGCCAAGCTAAACTAAGCTGCAAGAGTCGGGGGGATAAGGCCAAGAAGACCCTAGTCTCTTGAGCAAACCCTAAAGCACGATCCTTTCGCTCGAGACAGCGGCTCGTGGTTCCCTAAAGTGCGTATGTGCGGGGTGCCAGGTTCCCGGGACGGCCCCCCAACAGCCACGGTTCGGGCCGGGCCTGCCGCCACGACCCGCCTCTCCTATGCAGCCCCCGGGGATGCCCCTACCGGCGCTGGGGCGGCGGGGGACAGCGGAGCAGACGCCAGCGCTCCAGCTCCTTCTGGAAGCGGAAGGCGGCGCGGAAGCCTTTCTTCACTCCCCGAACCGGCGGGCGGAGCCCAGTGGGGGCCGCGGGCGCCAGGAGGCAGCGAGGCCCCGTCCACAGTAACCTGGCGAGTCCCGAAGCCATGATGCCGGAAACAGGGAAGGGCGACGGAAGTCGCACAGGCGGGCAAGTGTCGCAGTAACACCGCGCCCCCCCCGATACAGCAACCGAGTCACACAGAGTTCCGGAACTAGGAGGGCGGGGAAGGGAAAGGTTGGGGGAGTGGCCTGTTATAAAGGGGGCGTGATCAGAGCTCACGGGGcgtggctgctgctgctgctgctgctaagtTGGCGCCAGACCTgtaagacatacacacacacacacacttgattcTTGCCTGTGCCAGTAAGGCTGGCTGGCTGGTGGGACAGCTGGAGTTGGAATTTCTGAGTTCTTAATCCTGtccgttttttttcttttaaattcctttctcgttaaaacaaagcaaaaaggacaaaccaacaaaaccatttcactgtttaaaaatataataaagggtgctgggtaaaaagaaaatgagaccaCAATCTAGGAATGAGGATAAAAATTAATGCAGTGGATTTAAGACGCATGGGTTCAGACCAGAAATTATAAAGGACAAAGAAGAAATCATAAGCAAAACATTCCATACTGCTGACTTCACTGAAGTCTTTGGGGATTCCTTCTAACAAGGAAAACAAGTTCGAAAATAGACAACCTGGACCATAGACGTCACAGGGAACAATTTAGCACAGCAAAAGAGGCCATCAGTAATGGGGAAGACAGGGGGAAATATTGACACTTCATACAAGAGACTGCTACACAATTTGTATGGAGAACTTTAAAAATTCaagcagcaaaaaataaaacattttaaatggacAGAAGAGACTTTCCCAAAGACATATAAGTGAACAACgggcaaaatttttaaaaaaatacttctctCTACTGATGTCACGAAAATGCAAATCAGTACTACAATGAGATGTGGTCTCATGTCTATCACAAAGCTCTCAAACAATTGCCTTTATACATTTCTGGAAATGTAACTGACTCAGTCTCTTTGGAAATCAGTAAGCATGTTTTTCGAAATACTAAAAGTACACTTACATATCTGTCTGCAATATATAAAAACAGGAGTTCAAAATGACAAATTCCTTCAtctattgcagtgctatttacaaataGCCAAGTTATGGGAAAAAGCCAGATGTCCGCTGACAAAGGAGTAGATACAGAAGATGTGGTACTAaggctgtagcaatagtacagcaagtaggtgcttgctttgcatgcagccaactagagtttgatccccagcacacaatatggtctcctaagtccaccaggagtgatccatgagcacagagcgaggatccatgagcacagagcgaggagtaagctctgagatctaccaggtgtgtcccccccaaaaatgtgacCTTTCTacgcacaatggaatattactcaactgtaagaaaagataaaatatagtctctctctctctctctctctctctctctctctctctctctctctctttttgcttgactctatactttttttttattgcaagtaatttctttatttaagaatcctggttacagggctggagagatagcatggaggtaaggcatttgcctttcatgcaagaggtcatcggttcgaatcccagcgtcccatatggtcccccgtgcctgccaggagcaatttctgagcatggagccaggagtaacccctgagcactgccgggtgtgacccaaaaaccacaaaaaaaaaaaaaagaatcctggttacaaacttgtttgtaatagggtttcagccataaaatggccacaccctcttcaccagtactactttccttccaccaatgtccctccatttccctccttcctcatcccctgcctgtcttcgagacaggcattgcatttctctctatcattgtcatgatagttgttagtgtagttatttctgtaactgcatttTCCACtctttggtaagcttcatatcaaggGGTggcccttctggccctcatttttcttgtctctgaatattaatactatattatcttttatttttcttaaatcccacagatgagtgagactattctgtatttatctatttccctctgact encodes the following:
- the MRPL44 gene encoding 39S ribosomal protein L44, mitochondrial, which produces MASGLARLLWTGPRCLLAPAAPTGLRPPVRGVKKGFRAAFRFQKELERWRLLRCPPPPQRRSEKPNWDYHAEIQAFGPRLQESFSLDFLKTAFVNRCYIQSEEAKRQKLGVEKAATLLNLKDNQELAEQGTSFAQMCLTQYLEDGYPDLPAEGVRSLVDFLTGEEIVCHVARNLAVEQLTLSAEFPVPPTVLQRTFFAVIGALLQSSGHERAALFIRDFLITQMTGKELFEIWKVMNPMGLLIEELKKRKISAPEPRLTRQSGSTTALPLYFVGLYCDKKLIAEGPGETILVAEEEAARVALRKLYGFTENRRPWDYSNPKEKFRVEKTLAAN